A single region of the Lycium barbarum isolate Lr01 chromosome 2, ASM1917538v2, whole genome shotgun sequence genome encodes:
- the LOC132627498 gene encoding annexin Gh1-like produces MSSLTVPADVPSVNEDCEQLRSAFKGWGTNEKLIISILGHRSAAQRKLIRETYAETFEEDLLKELDRELTSDFEKLVVVWTLDPAERDAHLAKEATKRWTKSNFVLVEIACTRSPKELVLAREAYHARYKKSLEEDVAHHTTGDHRKLLVPLVSSYRYGGDEVDLRLAKAEAKVLHEKISDKAYSDDEVIRILATRSKSQINATLNHYKDAYEEDILKQLEDEDEFVALLRATIKGLVYPEHYFVEVLRDAINRRGTEEDNLTRVIATRAEVDLKNIANEYQKRDSIPLGRAIAKDTRGDYESMLLALLGQEEE; encoded by the exons ATGTCTAGTCTTACTGTTCCAGCAGATGTTCCTTCCGTTAATGAAGACTGTGAACAACTTCGATCTGCCTTCAaag GATGGGGAACAAACGAGAAGTTGATTATATCAATTTTGGGTCATAGAAGTGCTGCTCAACGTAAATTGATTAGAGAGACTTATGCTGAGACTTTTGAAGAAGATCTCCTTAAAGAGTTGGACAGAGAACTTACCAGTGATTTTGAG AAATTGGTGGTAGTGTGGACACTAGATCCTGCAGAGCGAGATGCCCATTTGGCTAAGGAAGCTACTAAGAGATGGACAAAGAGCAATTTTGTTCTTGTGGAGATAGCTTGTACCAGATCTCCTAAAGAACTGGTTTTGGCAAGGGAAGCTTATCATGCTCGTTACAAGAAATCTCTTGAAGAGGACGTTGCTCATCACACTACCGGGGATCACCGCAAG CTTTTGGTGCCTCTTGTGAGCTCCTACCGATATGGAGGAGACGAGGTGGACTTGCGCCTTGCTAAGGCAGAAGCTAAAGTGCTGCACGAGAAGATCTCCGATAAGGCTTACAGTGACGATGAGGTCATTAGAATTTTAGCCACCAGGAGCAAATCGCAAATTAATGCTACTTTGAATCATTACAAGGATGCATATGAAGAGGATATCCTAAAG CAATTGGAAGATGAGGACGAGTTTGTTGCACTATTGAGAGCCACCATAAAAGGTCTTGTCTACCCCGAGCACTATTTCGTGGAGGTTCTTCGTGATGCAATTAACAGGAGAGGGACAGAGGAAGATAATCTGACCCGAGTTATCGCAACAAGGGCTGAAGTTGATTTGAAAAATATCGCTAATGAGTACCAGAAGAGGGATAGCATCCCTCTTGGTCGCGCCATTGCCAAAGACACAAGAGGAGATTATGAGAGTATGCTTTTGGCTCTGCTTGGACAAGAGGAGGAATGA
- the LOC132627497 gene encoding annexin Gh1-like: MSSLTVPADVPSVNEDCEQLRSAFKGLGTNEKLIISVLGHRSATQRKLIRETYAETFGEDLLKELDRELTNDFEKLVVVWTLDPAERDAHLAKEATKRWTKSNFVLVEIACTRSPKELVLAREAYHARYQKSLEEDVAHHATGDHRKLLVSLVSSYRYGGDEVDSRLAKAEAKILHEKISDKAYSDDEVIRIFATRSKAQINATLNHYKDAYEEDILKQLEDEDEFVALLRATIKGLVCPEHYFVEVLRDAINRRGTEEDHLTRVIATRAEVDLKNIANEYQKRDSIPLGRAIAKDTKGDYENMLLALLGQEEE, from the exons ATGTCTAGTCTTACTGTTCCAGCAGATGTTCCTTCAGTTAATGAAGACTGTGAACAACTTCGATCTGCCTTCAAAG GATTGGGAACAAACGAGAAGTTGATTATATCAGTTTTGGGTCATAGAAGTGCTACTCAACGTAAATTGATTAGAGAGACTTATGCTGAGACTTTTGGAGAAGATCTCCTTAAAGAATTGGACAGAGAACTTACCAATGATTTTGAG AAATTGGTGGTAGTGTGGACACTAGATCCTGCAGAGCGCGATGCTCATTTGGCTAAGGAAGCTACTAAGAGATGGACAAAAAGCAACTTTGTTCTTGTGGAGATAGCTTGTACCAGATCTCCTAAAGAACTGGTTTTGGCAAGGGAAGCTTATCATGCTCGTTACCAGAAATCTCTTGAAGAGGACGTTGCTCATCACGCTACTGGGGATCACCGCAAG CTTTTGGTATCTCTTGTGAGCTCCTACCGATATGGAGGAGACGAGGTGGACTCGCGCCTTGCTAAAGCAGAAGCTAAAATTCTCCACGAGAAGATCTCCGATAAGGCTTACAGTGATGATGAAGTCATTAGAATTTTTGCCACAAGGAGCAAAGCGCAGATCAATGCTACTTTGAATCATTACAAAGATGCATATGAAGAGGATATCCTAAAG CAATTGGAAGATGAGGATGAGTTTGTTGCACTATTGAGGGCGACCATAAAAGGTCTTGTCTGCCCCGAGCACTATTTCGTGGAGGTTCTTCGTGATGCAATTAACAGGAGAGGGACAGAGGAAGATCATCTGACCCGAGTTATCGCAACAAGGGCTGAAGTTGATTTGAAAAATATCGCTAATGAGTACCAGAAGAGGGATAGCATCCCTCTTGGTCGCGCCATTGCCAAAGATACAAAAGGAGATTATGAGAATATGCTGTTGGCTCTACTTGGACAAGAGGAGGAATGA